Within the Catalinimonas niigatensis genome, the region TGTAGTGGAGATAGAAGATCGCTATAAATTATATGAATATTTGCGAGACCGTAACATATATACCCAAGTTCATTACATTCCTCTACATCTGATGCCTTATTATCAGCAGTTCGGGTGGAAACAAGGTGACTTTCCTGTAGCAGAAAGTTATTATCAACGTTGCCTGAGCCTGCCGATGTATCCTACTTTGAAGAAAGAAGAACAAGACTACGTAATTCAGTGTATCAAAGAGTTTTTAGGTGAATAAAATAGCAATTATTCCTGCCAGAGGGGGTAGTAAAAGAATACCCCGAAAGAATATTAAAGATTTTCTTGGTAAACCTATTATCGCGTATTCCATAGAAGCGGCTCTCTCATCGGGTTTGTTTGATCTTGTGATGGTTTCTACTGATGATGAAGAAATAGCAGATATTTCAAAAAAATATGGAGCTGAGGTTCCTTTTTTTAGAAGTAAAAAAAATGCTGATGATTATGCTATACTGAATGATGTGTTGAAAGAAGTGATACGCTATTGTCAAGACATCGGAAAGCACTTTGAAATAGGCTGCTGTATTTTGCCAACTGCGCCATTGATCACTACAGAAAACCTTCATAAAGGGTATCACCTTCTTATTGAGGGCATATTTGATTCTGTACGTCCTGTGGTCTCGTTTCCATCCCCTATACAAAGAGCGCTCTCTTTGGATAATCAAGGCAGAGTACGTATGCTAAATCCAGAGCATTACCGCTCAAGGTCTCAGGATTTAGAAGAAACTTACCACGATGCAGGGCAATTTTATTGGTTCAAAATACCAGAATTACTAACTTCTGATAACAGAGGGGCATTCATCGTTGATGCTACACATTTTCAGGATATAGATACACTAACGGACTGGAAGTTAGCTGAGCTAAAGTTTCAGCTTTTGTATTCAGGCTAAAAATTTATGGAAAGCTATTTTTTTGTACCGGCCTCCAACACAAAATTTCTTGAAAGAGCAAAAACGCTACAATCTGATTACCTGATATTGGATCTGGAAGATTCTGTCCTTACCAGAGAAGTACAATTTGCTATTGACAACATAAAGTCTTTTGAGAATAAATCGCGGTGCTTTATAAGAATTCCTCTTAAGAATGAGGATACGAATTTTAATGTCGAAATCATTCGTCAACTCAATAACCTAAATTTTCATCATTTTATATTACCTAAAATTCAGTCTGAGCAAGAACTGGAAAACCTGGTACTCCACATTCCCGATTTATTCAGACACAGGCAAATTCTGTTGGTTGAGCATCCTAAGCTTTTGTTACAATTGACATCTATCCTTACGCAATACAATTTTTTCGGTATTGCTTTTGGCAGCCATGATTATACAAGTGTAATGCAGATGGAACATACTTCCGAAAACCTTCTTTGGACCAAACATTACCTTCTCAACCATGCAAAGGCATTTCATATGCATTGTCTGGATCTGGCTTCTATGAACATACGGGACGAGCACCTGTTTCAAAAAGAATGTCAGGAAGCTTATCATTTAGGATTTGATGGAAAGCTTATCATCCATCCTATGCAATTACAGGTGATGAACACCGCAAAGTTTTATTCAGAAGAAGACCTGAAGCTGGCTTTACATATCAGGCAAAAGCTTAAAGAAGTGGGCGGCATAGAAAATTATAACATTCATGTGATTGAGGGGAAAGTGATTGAGAGGCCGCATCTCAAAAAATACCTTGATATACTCAAAAAAGAAGGCTATGAAACCATCTAATCTAGGAAACTATTATGAGGATTTTGAAGTAGAGGAAGTCATTGAACATGCCTTATCAAAAACTATTTTTGAAAGTGACAATAATTTTTTCAGCTTACTGACCATGAATCATCATCCCGTTCATACCAACGTAGACTATTGTAATAGGCAAAAGCATGGGCAAATCTTGGTAGTGGGTACACTTGTCTTCAGTTTAGTGGTAGGTATTACAGTACCCGATATCAGTGGTAAAGCTATTGCCAATCTCAATTATGAAAACATTCAGCATCTCGCTCCTGTATTTATCAATGATACGCTTTACGCACGCACAAAAGTGTTGAGCAAACGACAATCCAATTCCAATAAGCAGGCCGGCATTGTGACAGTAGAAACATTTGGATTTAATCAAAGGAAAGAGGATGTCATTTCTTTCAAAAGAACCGTATACATTAAAAAAAGAGCATCATGAGAACGCACAGTGATGTAAAATTTTCAGTCATGCGCAGCCTGATGTTTGTACCTGCGCACAATGAAAAGTTGATGGAAAGCGCCAGCAGAAAAGATGCGGATGTTGTACTGCTGGATCTGGAAGACTCCGTACAGCCCACGCAAAACAAAGCAGTCGCCAGAGAAAACATCAAGAAATTTGTGACGGAAAAGCGTTTCAGAAATCATTTGGTTTTTCCCAGAGTCAATGATAGAGAAAGCGGTCAGTTACTTAAAGATGTCTATGAATTAAGCATAGAAGGAATAGATGGTTTTATGTACCCTAAATCAAAAAAGGGAGAAGATATTTATTTCTTTGACAAACTTCTTGAGACCATTGAGTATGAAAAAGGATTCCCGATTGGTACTTTTAAAATTATTGCACTCATAGAAACTGCCGCTGCAGTACTAAATGCCTCCGAAATATGTCAGGCTTCTGACCGGGTGATCGCTTTAGCCTATGGTTGTGAAGATTTTATTGCTGATCTGGGCGGCATTCATGATCAGGAAGGCAAAAGCTTGTACACTCCTCGTGCCTTGATCTCTATGGCAGCCAGAGCAAACCATATCATTCCTATAGATACTGTCCATATTGATGTGCATAACCTAAGTGACCTGGAGGAAAATTTAAAACTGGCCAAAATCCTTGGATACGAGGGAATGCTGGTCCTTAATCCAAAAGAGATCCCTTTGGTTCATACCTATTTTACCCCCAGTGAGCAGGAAATTAAGGATGCAAAAGAACTACTGATGCTTGCTGATCAGGCCAAAGAAGAAGGAAAAGGAGTAGCAGTGATGAATGGAAAATTTCTAGGACCTCCTATGATACTTACTGCAAAAAAAATATTGACAAAAACAGAAATTATACAGAACCGCATTAAACCATGAAGAAACTGATCATCATTGGTGGATATGGAAACGGGACAGTGGTCCAGTCTACAGTTGAAGACATCAACAAAGTAAAGCCTAGCTGGAACGTCATTGGCTTTTTGAACGATAACGATAAAGGCCCTATCAACGGCAAGCCTGTACTAGGCCCGATAGATAAAGTTACAGCAGCCAGGTATCTTGAAGATGAAGATGTCTATTTTTTTTACACACTGATTTCTGTTAAGCTTAACTTCAAGTTCCTGCACAAGCTTCATAACCTTAAGATACCTTTAGAAAGGTTTGCCACCATTATTCACCCTACAGCAGTGATATCGACCTTCGCTCAAATCGGTTATGGTGTGAGCATACAGCCTTTTGTGTCGGTAGGCCCCAATGTTAAGATTGGGAACCACGTACAGATATTTGCTCAGTCTCTGATCGGACATGATGCCAAACTAGCAGATTATTCTTATGTAGCCAATAATGCCTGTATTGGGGCAAGTGTACACCTGCAAGAAGGAGCCTATGTCGGCACAAATGCTACTACTTTGGAAAATATAAATTTGGGGAAATGGTCACTGGTAGGAATTGGCGCTGTAGTCTTGAAAGACTTACCTGATTATGCCAAGGCTGTAGGAAACCCTGCAAGAATCATTGGCAAAGTAGAATAAGACCGTATGAACATTTTGTTTAGAGTAGATGCTGGAGGAAAAGTCGGACTAGGACATTATTACAGAAGTATAACACTCGCCAAAAGACTAAAAAGTAAGGGGTGTAGTCTTACGATTCTTCACAGGCCTTCCCTATTCTGGTCGAAAATAAGCCTGCCTTTTCCAAGTATTGTGTTGGAAGAAGAAGAAAATGAGCATGTACTAAGGTTGATCAAAGAAAACGAATATTCTGTGTTTTATGTGGATGGCATCCTGGACTTTGAAGAAAGCTTGATGAATGAAATAGGGAAAAGAAAAACCAGCGTAGTTTTTTATCAGAATCTCAGCAGTACCAAACATCTTTGTGATGTATTTATCCTACCTTCATTAAACTATGATGAAAGGTTTTTTGATAGTTTTTCAATACATACCCGGATATTTAAAGGCCTTGATTACGTCATTTTTAATGAAATGGTTTACAATTTACCCAAACTTGGTAAGATAAGAGAAAAGGTCAAAAGTATTGGCCTCATCAGTGGTGGTAGTGACCCTAAAAACGTATTACTACATTTGTATTCTTTGATCAACCATCAGGCATTTGAGGATGTGCAGTTTACTTATTTTTACGGAGAAGATTTTATGCATATAGATAAGGTCCCAGCGTCTCCTGAAATGAATGCTAGCTTTGTGTCTTATGATTTAGAGCAAATATGTAAAATGGATGTAGTCATTGGTACTTTTGGGGTTTCAACTTATGAGCTCATGTATCTGGGAATGCCTATCATTAGTGTAGGTCACCAAACTTCAAATGCTGAAGCCAGCTATAGAACAGCAAAACACACCAAGGCAGTTATAGATCTGGGACTAGTAGATGCTCTTTCTTCTGTAGAACTAAATAAAGCTATCCAAGAGTTGATAAGCAACTTCCAAAAAAGAGAATCTCTGAAGCAAAACTCTACCCGTGCCATTGATGCTCTAGGTGTGGAAAGAGTTGCTGATATAATTATTTCATTAAATGAATAAAGTATGTGGGAAAATAAAGTTTTTATCATAGCAGAGCTTTCTGCGAACCATAACAATGACTTTGAGCTGGCTGAAAAAACAATTCATGCCATGGCAGAAGCAGGAGCTGATGCCGTAAAGATACAGACTTTCAAGCCGCAATCGCTCTCCATAGATGTTGACAATCCATATTTTGGTCCTAAAAAAGATGGACTCTGGAAAGGAATGAGACCCTACGATTTGTATGTTCAGGCATCTATGCCCTATGAATGGCAGCCTAAGCTTAAAGAAATAGCTGAAAATCTTGGTTTGGTATTTTTTTCTTCCCCTTTTGATTTTGAAGCTGTTGATTTTCTGGAGAAGATGAATGTACCTGCTTATAAAGTCGCTTCTCTTGAAATCTCTGATATTCCCCTGATCCGTTATATTGCTGAAAAAGGCAAGCCTGTGATCATTTCCTCAGGAGCATCTTCATTATCAGATCTGGAACTAGCACTCAATACTTGTAGGAAAGTAGGGAATGAACAGGTAGCATTTTTAAAATGTACTTCAGAATACCCTGCTCCTTTTGAGGCTGCCAACTTGCGTACTATCCCGAATATGATAGAAACATTTGGTATCACTGTAGGAGTCTCTGACCATACCATGGGCAGTACTGTGCCTGTTGTTTCAGTAGCTTTAGGAGCAAAAATTATAGAAAAGCATTTTATTTTAGACAGGTCATTGGGAGGTCCTGACTCTACTTTTTCTATGGAACCTAGTGAATTTAAAGATATGGTAACTGCCGTAAGAGAAGCAGAAAAAGCGATAGGAAAAGTAAGCTATTCGTTAAAAGAAAAAGATGAAGAAAGAAGACGGTCTCTTTTTGTAAGTCAAGATGTGGAGCAAGGAGAAACTATTACTGTTGAAAACATTCGTTCTGTTCGCCCAGGTTATGGCTTACATCCACGTCATTATGAAACGCTCCTGGGAAAAAGATTCAAACAAGCTGTTGCCAAAGGTACTCCTTTAAGCTTCAACTTAATTGATTGGGAATAATTCAACGTGTAACAAAGAATTAAAATTTAAAAAAGCATAAACTCAGGACTTCTTGAGTGCTGTACTGGATTAGCAAAACCAGAATAGACAATTTTTATTTATGGCAATCACAGAAAAAGATATTCAGGAAATAAAAAAAGCGCATAAAAAAAAAAGAAACTATATAGAATGGTATGGGATGAAGAAAGGCTTTCTTTCTTATTTGGGGCTTCCCGTTTTTTTACCTTTGAAGGCCCATCTGCAACATGGAGCAGGCATGATATATAGAAATGATATGCCCGATCCTTTGGTACTGGAAACTCCTAATCAAAATGTATTTCTCTGTAATAGTTATCAAAAAAGGATATGCGAACAATTCCTACCTGATAAAGATATTTACATTATCGGTTCTATCTTTCCCTTGTACCGACAGGCAAAGGGTATCGTACAGGATGAAAATGCTGAGGGAACATTATTTTTTCCTGCACATTCTACTGAAAGTGTAAGTGTACTTGACAATGTTGAAAAGAACCTAAGCATACTCAACAACTTACCCGAGTATTTAAGACCTTTAAAAGTAAGTATCTATTATAAGGATTTATTAAAGGGCTTAAATAAAATCTATGAAGAAAATGGATATGAGACCTTCACCAATGGACATAGAAAAGATCCCTTATTTATAGATAGATTTTATAAAATAATAAAAACAGTAAAATATGCAATGGGTACTACATTAGGTTCCCAAACGTATTACGCTGTAGAAATGGGCATTCCTTATAGTGTAATAGGAGACAATCCTAAAATTGTAAATTATGGCAATAAGTATTATCCTGAAGAGATAGTGACCTCTCATAACCGCGCCAAGTATGGATATACCAAACATGAACAAGCACGTTCTCTGTTCATCCAGGAAAATTTCAGAGATAAACTTAAAATTACCCGGGACCAAAATGATTTTGTGCTAAGAAGCATAGGCTATCATGAAAAAATTTCAAAACAACAGCTAAGAAAGATAGTCTTAACATCTCTTTTTTCTAGTTGAAAGCAAATTTTTGAACTTCTTTACAGACTTAATATAAACAGATCGGAATAAAAATGGGCGATAACTTTATAGACATATCTCTTACACAAGATAATTTAGATCGGTATTATCATCGCACTTCCATATTAAAGGCTATAAATAGTAATTTGAACCGCTTTCAAGGCAGCTTATTGGATACAGGATGTGGTAAAATGCCTTATAAGAATTACTTGCTGGAAAAATCTAATATTAAAGAATACATTGGTTTAGATATTGAGAACGCAAAAATTTACGATGAACAAGTTCAACCCGATTATAAGTGGGATGGAAAAAGGATGCCCTTTGAAGATGAATCTTTTGAGTCTGCATTCGCCACTGAGGTCTTAGAGCACGTTTCAGAAGTAGATATTTTTTTAGGTGAAGTTTTTAGGGTGTTAAAACAAGGAGGCGTGTTTTTTTTTACAACTCCTTTTCTTTGGCCATTGCACGAGCCTCCTTATGATGAATTCAGGTACACACCATTTTCAATGGAAAGGATTCTTATCAAAAATGGATTTACTAACATCAGTATAGAAGCTTTAGGAGGCTGGAATGCAAGCTTAGGGCAAATGATAGGCTTATGGATAAGGCGTGCGCCTTTGACTGGCCGGAAAAAAAGAATACTAAAAGCCTTGTCTCTGCCTATTGTAAAGTATCTTTTTAAACATGATGATCCTAAACCTAATTTTTTCAAAGGTCCTATGATCACAGGGATCTCAGGCGTTGCATATAAACAATAGTTATTTATGTTTTCCTCCAGAGTATGCATTATTACAACAAACAAAGAAGGATATTCCGAAACTTTTATTCGTAACCATATACAGTATCTTCCTTTTCCAAAAAAAGCACTCTATAAGGGTTTATCTCCTATTTTGTATGACTGGGAAACAGAAAAACCCTTATATAATCCTTCCTTTTACAAAGCCAAAAAGTACCTTATTTCAAAATGGGGGAGTTTTTCGGAAGAGAAATTTGTAAGGGATTATCTAAGCGATTACCTGAATCAAAATAAGATCCAGATAGTCTTAGCTGAATTTGGCCCTGTAGGTGCTAATGTTGTTGAAGCATGTCGTACGGCTAAAGTCCCTTTAGTGGTCCATTTTCACGGGGATGATGCTCATGGAGAAAGGTTTATCAGTAAATACAATGGGTATCAAAAACTAGTCAAGCATGCAAAGGCGGTTGTGTGTGTTTCAAATGTGATGAAAGAACAACTTATTAAGCTGGGATTTTCAGATCAACAGTTACATTTAATACCTTATGGTATAAATAATTCTTTTTTCTCGGGTGGAAATCCAACTGCTTCAGCTCCTAATTTCCTTGCAGTGGGTAGATTTGTGGACAAAAAAGCACCTCATCTAACCATTTTAGCATTTAAAAAAGTGTTGGAGAAAGTTCCGGATGCTAAACTGACTATGATAGGAGAAGGTCCTTTACTCTCTGCATGCAAGTCATTGATCAAAGCTTTGAAAATAAATGCTCAGGTAGAATTCAAAGGTATTTGTGATTCAGATGAGGTTCAAAAATATATGCGAAGCTCCAGAGCTTTTGTGCAGCATTCGATCACGCCTGAAACCGGAGAAAAAGAAGGTACACCTTTAAGTATATTGGAAGCTTGTGCTACCGGATTACCCATCATAAGCACTTACCATGCAGGAATTCCAGAAGCCGTAATTCATGATAAAACTGGCTTTCTTGTAGATGAACATGATATAGAGGGTATGGCTAACTATATGATAGAACTGGCTAAAAATTCTAAATTAGCTCAGAAGATGGGTGAAGAAGGCAGAAAGCATATTGCCCAACATTATGAGTTAAAAAACCAAATTAAAAAGCTTGCCACCTTGCTTGAGGAGAATTCTAAATGAAAGTTGTTTTTATTAGTCATGATGCAGGAGCATACGGAGCTCCAAGGTCTTTATTGGATCTCATTGAAGGATTAAAAAAACTAAATGTAAACTGTTATGTCATTATTCCTCATCATGGGGCTTTGGTTAAGGAGTTAGAGAAGAGGAATATCCCATTTAAGATTATACCCTATAAGATTTGGGTACACAAACAAAGAAACAGCTTACGGGATAAGTTAATCCACGCTATAAAAAGTTTTCCAAAAAATAGAGTACGTAGAGCAATTGTTAACGTGAAAGCAGTTTTTAAAATTCGCATACAACTCATACTCTGGAACGCCGATGTAGTTTATACCAACAGTTCTGTAACTCCCGCGGGAGCACTTGCGGCTATTAGCCTTGGAAAACCTCATATATGGCATGTCAGAGAATTCCAGAAGCTAGACCAGGGCTTAATACTGGATTGGGGGAATGGAATCATGCATTATTTAATGAAAAAATCCAGTGCTACTATTTTTGTTTCCCAAGCCGTACAAGATTATTATCAAATACAGCTTAAGATACCTAATGGTAGGGTAATTTATAATGGAGTAGCTTCCATGCAGGATTTTGATAGAATCAGGGCAGAAAAAGAAGCTTATTCTAAGCCAAAGGATGCCCCATACACATTTTGTATAGTGGGTAGACTTACACTACAAAAGGGACAAACCGAAGCCATTAAGGCACTTGCTATTCTTTCGGAAAGGGGGTGGAACGTTAAACTTATAGTGGCTGGCTCTGGAGATCAAGAACGTCTAAAAAAGTTATCTTATGAGCTACGTATTGAATATGCCGTTGATATCATTGGACGTACGGATGATCCTTTTGCTGTCTATTTTCAGAGTGATGCCTGTCTTATGTGTTCTATTCATGAAGCCTTTGGCAGAGTAACCATAGAAGCCATGGCTGCTACTTTAGCTGTCATTGGAAAAAAAAATAGTTATACTGGCACAGAAGAACTGATCCAGCATGAGTCTACTGGCTTGCTGTATTCAGGAGATGAAGTGGTACTGGCTGATACCATGGAACTATTATTACAAAATCCGGAATGGGGAGTTACCTTAGGAAGAAATGCCTGGCAATATGCTAAAGATCATTTCAACAGGAACATCTATGTAGAGAAAATATATTCTGTCCTTAAAGAAGTAAGTACAACATCATAAGAAAATTAAAATGGATTATTATAAAAGGCTATTTAAAAAAACTCCGCTTAAAACTCTTCTGGCATTATTCCTCCTTTTTTGTCAAAATTAGCATTTATAAATTTTCCATTTAGAATGAAAGTACTTGTTATTATTATAACTTATAATGGCAAACATTGGGTAGATCACTGCCTGGGTAGCCTGACGAAAAGTACCCTTACATCTGATGTACTAATTATTGATAACCGATCCACTGACGGAACTCCTGAATACATAGAGAAGAACTTCCCGGAGTTTGAATTGAATAGAAGCGATGCTAACCTAGGTTTTGGAAAAGCTAACAATGTAGGCTTACAAAAAGCAATAGATGAGGATTATGACTATGTTTTTTTACTCAATCAGGATGCCTGGATCGAACCTGATACTATCAAAATTTTAGTAGATATACACCAGCAGCATCCTGAGTACGGTATCATCAGCCCAATGCACCTCAACAAGGAGAAAACAAGTCTGGACACTAAATTTTCTCATTTTGTTTCCAGGAGCGAAAATAAAAAATTAATGTCAGACCTACTTTTGCCTAATGGCCATCTCCGTGATGTTTATACTCTGGATTTTGTCAATGCTGCTGCCTGGTTAATTCCAAGAGAGTGTCTCAAAACTGTGGGAGGATTCGACCCCCTCTTCCCTCACTATGGGGAAGATAATGACTTTATCAATCGTGCTATCTATTATGGATTTAAGATAGGTTTCACTCCTAACACCTCTATTGTACATGATAGAGAAGGATATCTTAAGCAACCTGATATGCATAGGTCTCTGGCAAAGCAGTATACGGATCGCTTGAGATTACTAAAAAACATACATCTGTCTTTTGGGCAGACCCTGTTTTCTGTACTGAAAGAAGAGATATACTATGCCATGTCTGCTCTTTTAAAATTAGATTTGAGTTTGTTTTTTATTAAAGTTCGTCTGATCAGACGTATTATATCTCAAAGAAGAGCTATTCAAAAAAGCAGAAAGTATTGTATGAATACTCAAACTGCTTATTTAAAGTAGGACAAACTATGGCCTCATCTATCATCATTTTGATTGCAGTTGCCGGCAAGAGCCATGCTTTGGATAAAGTGCTAAACTCCTTAACCCAATGTAAAAAACCAGACAATTACCGAGGCACTATAGTGATAGAAAATGGTATTA harbors:
- the pseF gene encoding pseudaminic acid cytidylyltransferase, with product MNKIAIIPARGGSKRIPRKNIKDFLGKPIIAYSIEAALSSGLFDLVMVSTDDEEIADISKKYGAEVPFFRSKKNADDYAILNDVLKEVIRYCQDIGKHFEIGCCILPTAPLITTENLHKGYHLLIEGIFDSVRPVVSFPSPIQRALSLDNQGRVRMLNPEHYRSRSQDLEETYHDAGQFYWFKIPELLTSDNRGAFIVDATHFQDIDTLTDWKLAELKFQLLYSG
- a CDS encoding HpcH/HpaI aldolase/citrate lyase family protein, which gives rise to MESYFFVPASNTKFLERAKTLQSDYLILDLEDSVLTREVQFAIDNIKSFENKSRCFIRIPLKNEDTNFNVEIIRQLNNLNFHHFILPKIQSEQELENLVLHIPDLFRHRQILLVEHPKLLLQLTSILTQYNFFGIAFGSHDYTSVMQMEHTSENLLWTKHYLLNHAKAFHMHCLDLASMNIRDEHLFQKECQEAYHLGFDGKLIIHPMQLQVMNTAKFYSEEDLKLALHIRQKLKEVGGIENYNIHVIEGKVIERPHLKKYLDILKKEGYETI
- a CDS encoding MaoC family dehydratase; this translates as MKPSNLGNYYEDFEVEEVIEHALSKTIFESDNNFFSLLTMNHHPVHTNVDYCNRQKHGQILVVGTLVFSLVVGITVPDISGKAIANLNYENIQHLAPVFINDTLYARTKVLSKRQSNSNKQAGIVTVETFGFNQRKEDVISFKRTVYIKKRAS
- a CDS encoding HpcH/HpaI aldolase/citrate lyase family protein — translated: MRTHSDVKFSVMRSLMFVPAHNEKLMESASRKDADVVLLDLEDSVQPTQNKAVARENIKKFVTEKRFRNHLVFPRVNDRESGQLLKDVYELSIEGIDGFMYPKSKKGEDIYFFDKLLETIEYEKGFPIGTFKIIALIETAAAVLNASEICQASDRVIALAYGCEDFIADLGGIHDQEGKSLYTPRALISMAARANHIIPIDTVHIDVHNLSDLEENLKLAKILGYEGMLVLNPKEIPLVHTYFTPSEQEIKDAKELLMLADQAKEEGKGVAVMNGKFLGPPMILTAKKILTKTEIIQNRIKP
- a CDS encoding PglD-related sugar-binding protein, producing the protein MKKLIIIGGYGNGTVVQSTVEDINKVKPSWNVIGFLNDNDKGPINGKPVLGPIDKVTAARYLEDEDVYFFYTLISVKLNFKFLHKLHNLKIPLERFATIIHPTAVISTFAQIGYGVSIQPFVSVGPNVKIGNHVQIFAQSLIGHDAKLADYSYVANNACIGASVHLQEGAYVGTNATTLENINLGKWSLVGIGAVVLKDLPDYAKAVGNPARIIGKVE
- the pseI gene encoding pseudaminic acid synthase produces the protein MWENKVFIIAELSANHNNDFELAEKTIHAMAEAGADAVKIQTFKPQSLSIDVDNPYFGPKKDGLWKGMRPYDLYVQASMPYEWQPKLKEIAENLGLVFFSSPFDFEAVDFLEKMNVPAYKVASLEISDIPLIRYIAEKGKPVIISSGASSLSDLELALNTCRKVGNEQVAFLKCTSEYPAPFEAANLRTIPNMIETFGITVGVSDHTMGSTVPVVSVALGAKIIEKHFILDRSLGGPDSTFSMEPSEFKDMVTAVREAEKAIGKVSYSLKEKDEERRRSLFVSQDVEQGETITVENIRSVRPGYGLHPRHYETLLGKRFKQAVAKGTPLSFNLIDWE
- a CDS encoding methyltransferase domain-containing protein, whose translation is MGDNFIDISLTQDNLDRYYHRTSILKAINSNLNRFQGSLLDTGCGKMPYKNYLLEKSNIKEYIGLDIENAKIYDEQVQPDYKWDGKRMPFEDESFESAFATEVLEHVSEVDIFLGEVFRVLKQGGVFFFTTPFLWPLHEPPYDEFRYTPFSMERILIKNGFTNISIEALGGWNASLGQMIGLWIRRAPLTGRKKRILKALSLPIVKYLFKHDDPKPNFFKGPMITGISGVAYKQ
- a CDS encoding glycosyltransferase; its protein translation is MFSSRVCIITTNKEGYSETFIRNHIQYLPFPKKALYKGLSPILYDWETEKPLYNPSFYKAKKYLISKWGSFSEEKFVRDYLSDYLNQNKIQIVLAEFGPVGANVVEACRTAKVPLVVHFHGDDAHGERFISKYNGYQKLVKHAKAVVCVSNVMKEQLIKLGFSDQQLHLIPYGINNSFFSGGNPTASAPNFLAVGRFVDKKAPHLTILAFKKVLEKVPDAKLTMIGEGPLLSACKSLIKALKINAQVEFKGICDSDEVQKYMRSSRAFVQHSITPETGEKEGTPLSILEACATGLPIISTYHAGIPEAVIHDKTGFLVDEHDIEGMANYMIELAKNSKLAQKMGEEGRKHIAQHYELKNQIKKLATLLEENSK
- a CDS encoding glycosyltransferase family 4 protein; this translates as MKVVFISHDAGAYGAPRSLLDLIEGLKKLNVNCYVIIPHHGALVKELEKRNIPFKIIPYKIWVHKQRNSLRDKLIHAIKSFPKNRVRRAIVNVKAVFKIRIQLILWNADVVYTNSSVTPAGALAAISLGKPHIWHVREFQKLDQGLILDWGNGIMHYLMKKSSATIFVSQAVQDYYQIQLKIPNGRVIYNGVASMQDFDRIRAEKEAYSKPKDAPYTFCIVGRLTLQKGQTEAIKALAILSERGWNVKLIVAGSGDQERLKKLSYELRIEYAVDIIGRTDDPFAVYFQSDACLMCSIHEAFGRVTIEAMAATLAVIGKKNSYTGTEELIQHESTGLLYSGDEVVLADTMELLLQNPEWGVTLGRNAWQYAKDHFNRNIYVEKIYSVLKEVSTTS
- a CDS encoding glycosyltransferase family 2 protein, producing the protein MKVLVIIITYNGKHWVDHCLGSLTKSTLTSDVLIIDNRSTDGTPEYIEKNFPEFELNRSDANLGFGKANNVGLQKAIDEDYDYVFLLNQDAWIEPDTIKILVDIHQQHPEYGIISPMHLNKEKTSLDTKFSHFVSRSENKKLMSDLLLPNGHLRDVYTLDFVNAAAWLIPRECLKTVGGFDPLFPHYGEDNDFINRAIYYGFKIGFTPNTSIVHDREGYLKQPDMHRSLAKQYTDRLRLLKNIHLSFGQTLFSVLKEEIYYAMSALLKLDLSLFFIKVRLIRRIISQRRAIQKSRKYCMNTQTAYLK